From a region of the Sporosarcina ureilytica genome:
- a CDS encoding DUF779 domain-containing protein, giving the protein MKETARVLATDATLELLGLLKSKHGPLMFHQSGGCCDGSSPMCYPQGELIIGAQDVLLGKIGDVPFYMHENQFNYWKHTQLIIDVVEGRGGMFSLEGVEGKRFLTRSRAFTDEENERLARIED; this is encoded by the coding sequence ATGAAAGAAACAGCGCGAGTATTAGCTACGGATGCGACACTCGAACTTCTTGGATTATTAAAATCAAAGCACGGTCCACTGATGTTTCATCAATCGGGTGGTTGTTGCGATGGTTCTTCGCCGATGTGCTATCCACAAGGGGAGTTAATCATTGGGGCGCAAGATGTGCTGCTCGGTAAAATTGGCGACGTCCCATTTTATATGCACGAAAATCAATTCAATTATTGGAAGCACACGCAGCTTATCATTGATGTAGTCGAAGGACGGGGCGGGATGTTTTCGCTTGAAGGCGTAGAAGGCAAACGATTCTTGACGAGGTCGCGAGCTTTTACAGACGAGGAAAATGAACGGCTGGCAAGAATAGAAGACTAG
- a CDS encoding thiol-disulfide oxidoreductase DCC family protein, with translation MRRIILFDGDCYFCDVNVQFIFKRDPYAHFYFTPLQSDKGQELIQKFAIPKDIDSVVLIENNKVFTESSAALHIAKKLDGLWHLLFLFILIPRPIRDGVYKYIAKNRYKWFGKKKDSCALPSSELRRRFL, from the coding sequence ATGAGACGAATTATTTTATTTGACGGAGACTGTTATTTTTGCGACGTAAACGTTCAATTTATTTTTAAGCGGGATCCTTATGCCCATTTCTATTTTACTCCTTTACAAAGTGACAAGGGCCAAGAACTCATTCAAAAGTTTGCGATTCCGAAAGATATAGATAGTGTTGTCCTTATTGAAAATAATAAAGTCTTCACGGAGTCTTCAGCCGCTTTACATATTGCAAAAAAGTTGGATGGTTTATGGCATCTATTGTTCTTATTTATACTCATTCCACGCCCAATTCGTGACGGCGTTTATAAGTATATCGCGAAAAACCGGTATAAATGGTTTGGGAAAAAGAAAGATTCTTGTGCATTACCCTCTTCTGAGCTTAGAAGAAGATTCCTATGA
- a CDS encoding YIP1 family protein — MNPFLSIWTKPEQTLRDMIDRKSIGYGILVIVIASIGTGVFSFADSGLLSGFSLPAILFISLFLATAMSVFLYFLNAGLYLFIGKLLGGKGQWKQMCLAIASGSLPMIGMLPISIIAILIYGKDLFREPVGPFAVTNMSFGFYLFYLIVMIGLSIYGIVILSKAIGYAHQFSALRGFGTIMIYAGIVFVIVILLAIAMISGIVFLGL; from the coding sequence ATGAATCCTTTTCTTTCAATTTGGACGAAACCAGAGCAAACTTTGCGCGACATGATTGATCGAAAATCAATCGGCTACGGAATTTTAGTCATTGTGATTGCATCCATTGGTACAGGTGTATTTTCATTTGCAGATTCAGGTCTTCTATCGGGTTTTTCCTTACCGGCAATTCTTTTTATTTCTTTATTTTTAGCTACCGCAATGAGTGTGTTTCTCTATTTCTTGAATGCGGGCTTGTATTTATTCATTGGAAAACTTCTTGGCGGAAAAGGTCAATGGAAGCAAATGTGTCTAGCGATCGCTAGTGGGTCACTACCGATGATCGGAATGCTCCCTATTTCAATCATCGCTATACTGATTTATGGAAAAGATTTATTTAGGGAGCCTGTTGGACCATTTGCGGTTACGAATATGTCGTTCGGTTTTTATTTGTTTTATTTAATTGTCATGATTGGATTATCGATTTATGGTATTGTGATTTTGTCTAAAGCGATTGGGTATGCACACCAGTTTTCGGCTCTAAGAGGGTTTGGAACGATTATGATTTACGCAGGAATTGTCTTTGTCATCGTTATTCTTCTTGCCATTGCAATGATAAGTGGCATAGTATTTTTGGGGCTTTGA
- a CDS encoding biotin transporter BioY, with translation MTTVVEQRKGMDALSLVHCGMFAALMMIGANITAFVPFLVVGGVPITLQTFFAILAGLILGSRLGAISMTVYMFIGLAGAPVFSKFGGGFGSVLSPTFGFIISFIFTAYIAGKIVEKNGKLQGYIIAALVAMTVNYLFGTNWMYFAYKLWAAAPDAFTYKVAWLWMIPPLPKDILLAVLAGMFGHRMFKILRVRR, from the coding sequence ATGACAACAGTAGTAGAACAGAGAAAAGGAATGGACGCATTAAGTCTAGTACATTGTGGCATGTTTGCAGCACTTATGATGATAGGGGCAAACATAACGGCGTTCGTACCATTTTTAGTTGTTGGAGGAGTCCCAATTACGTTGCAAACTTTTTTTGCGATTCTGGCGGGGCTCATTCTTGGTAGTCGATTAGGCGCTATCTCCATGACGGTTTACATGTTTATTGGACTAGCAGGAGCACCTGTGTTTTCAAAGTTCGGTGGGGGATTTGGATCTGTTCTTAGTCCGACGTTTGGCTTTATTATTTCATTTATATTTACGGCTTATATTGCCGGAAAAATCGTCGAAAAGAACGGGAAGTTACAAGGTTATATCATCGCCGCGCTCGTTGCGATGACAGTGAACTATTTATTCGGAACGAATTGGATGTATTTTGCTTATAAGCTGTGGGCTGCTGCACCTGATGCATTTACATATAAAGTGGCGTGGCTCTGGATGATACCACCATTACCTAAAGACATTCTTCTTGCCGTATTGGCAGGGATGTTTGGACATCGAATGTTCAAAATATTGAGAGTGAGGCGATAA